A window of the Thalassospira sp. TSL5-1 genome harbors these coding sequences:
- a CDS encoding MG2 domain-containing protein, with product MPNLARASETFPTSFPCAQASIAIEEAVCQNADLAALDVKMAQTYQQALNTLDELAKNALQTDQRAWLHLVRNGCKLQKDEKPDALRPETQQCLIQAYQGRITDIKASLAGDIKITKVTTNADKAVSETCFAFDHDLSADQPLDVRSYIELSPARDYSARIANGKLCLMGLPHSQTTKVTLRKGLKGIFDFALAKDVSRDVTIGARKAEITLGTNNYVLPKSDSPVIPITTVNQDHVALRFFRIVERNLVNTLTSNLLAHRLDNWDMDTIQDRTGEEVWAGTLDVRNVPDQDVVTQIPLREMVKDFKPGLYALVASAPDDDDRWGNKPTQWVVVTDLGLSAYNGEKGLSLQVRSLRSAAPVDGAKVTLVARNNAVLGTAVADDEGWADFPGSLLAGKGGKQALYVTAETKDGDFSFISLDQSPLELSDRGVAGHEPPGALQTYLYADRGIYRPGEKIHLGYMLRDDLSAAQTGVPVTIVLYRPDGKEAFKTVQQPDDAGGGTLDIPLANAAATGKWHISAYSDPNGAPIGDLSVQVEEFVPERLEVKASTTAPYMVFDQAMPLDVQTDYLFGAPGSGLMAGGNAFLQVDHHPFADLKNYYFGLQDDVAQVRKNFDGVKSNASGYADLRVPAFERVDLSSPLKVSLNVEVADIDGRPSRTRLSLPLQANDSLVGIRPGFDGDSLTYGQDAPFDAIVVDAKGQPLAHRKLVIDWVREERTYNWYYQNGEWQSSYDKYDVPVSHENVTADADGKVHFAQSFDHWGYYRAVVRDPINGSAADHTFRVGWWANGQSPDRPDQLNMSLKSTDIDASGQIDGFIKAPFKGQLVVTVAQKNVLWRQDYEMSGDGVEFHIPVDPKWGNGAYVLATAYRAGLDQQQPGAMGPVRSVAAQWVSFGKQDRILKVGLDVPAEIRPDTSLDVPVMVTGKAIGAGEKVRVNVFAVDEGILRLTGFKAPKPEDALLGQQLLQLSYHDLYGHLIAPLKGDLGVLRSGGDEMGDGNQASLTSRVFKTVALASDTVLLDGDGKGVAHFDVPDFNGKLRVFAVAYSQTAMGSGVTNMLVRAPVVADLLPPRFMAPGDQADFALRLQNLSGPDGSYKIRLATNDILTVKNPGWQGDLAPGKQMENRFDVTANRVGQGKLTLNIDGPNGYHQVRSWDMEVRPAQAWSTNFGQQKLAAGDVLNLDSAYLDMFRPETASLDVALASVPAIDVQHLITALDRYPYGCLEQITSRAFPLLSFRDAKDRFAGVTFDENNLDDKIHDGIAGVLAKQRSDGSFGLWNRQSDAEPWLTAYAIDFLTTARAKGYDVLDARFNSALDWMQNVVRSEQYSPEARAYMVLVLARNDRYSKSALDYEVTRILKGKIGSLAWAQLAAARVINGGTVDGLTFDNFTYFVGDHKRYYHSYGSPLRDLAAILTLPAGIFASDNERLSLLTTVTDDAENQHYTSTQEKAWLLQAATAIATGAGKSLSLRVNDQPAQALQSYRVGLTPAQLQEPYRIENTGQGTAFVTWSATGIPAKPMAAASQGLSIQRQYFDMEGKPAKLDQVKTGDRFIVVLSGAAKDRLSHRALVVDFLPAGFEIEANARFPELGKRLSITPNDLSATEFIAERDDRYVAAVNLGADRYGDDKGAKFRLYYVVRAVTPGHYVHPAPFVEDMYKPAYFARGAMGSLVVSPAN from the coding sequence ATGCCCAATCTGGCCCGTGCCAGCGAAACCTTCCCCACCAGTTTCCCCTGCGCGCAGGCATCCATCGCCATTGAAGAGGCGGTGTGCCAGAATGCCGACCTGGCGGCACTCGATGTGAAAATGGCGCAAACCTATCAGCAGGCCCTGAACACGTTGGACGAGCTGGCAAAAAACGCCCTGCAAACGGACCAGCGGGCCTGGCTGCATCTGGTGCGCAATGGCTGCAAATTGCAAAAGGATGAAAAACCCGATGCCCTGCGCCCCGAAACGCAGCAATGCCTGATACAGGCCTATCAGGGCCGTATTACCGATATAAAGGCAAGTCTGGCAGGGGACATTAAAATTACCAAGGTCACGACCAACGCAGATAAGGCCGTGAGCGAAACCTGCTTTGCCTTTGATCATGATCTAAGTGCCGATCAGCCGCTCGATGTGCGGTCCTATATCGAATTGTCGCCCGCGCGCGATTATTCCGCCCGCATTGCCAATGGCAAGCTGTGCCTGATGGGTCTGCCGCATTCACAAACCACCAAAGTCACTTTGCGCAAGGGATTGAAGGGCATTTTTGATTTTGCCCTGGCAAAGGATGTGTCGCGGGATGTGACGATCGGCGCGCGCAAGGCGGAGATTACGCTGGGCACCAATAATTATGTGCTGCCCAAAAGCGATAGCCCGGTGATCCCGATTACAACGGTGAACCAGGACCATGTGGCGCTGCGGTTTTTCCGCATTGTCGAACGCAATCTGGTCAATACCCTGACCTCAAACCTGCTTGCCCATCGTCTTGATAATTGGGACATGGATACGATCCAGGATCGCACCGGCGAGGAAGTTTGGGCCGGGACCCTTGATGTGCGCAATGTGCCCGACCAGGACGTGGTGACGCAAATTCCGCTGCGTGAAATGGTGAAGGATTTTAAGCCGGGCCTGTATGCTCTGGTGGCAAGTGCGCCCGATGATGATGACCGTTGGGGCAACAAACCGACCCAGTGGGTGGTGGTCACGGATTTGGGGCTGTCGGCCTATAACGGCGAGAAGGGCCTGTCGCTTCAGGTGCGATCCCTGCGCAGTGCCGCGCCGGTTGACGGGGCAAAAGTAACCCTTGTGGCACGCAACAATGCCGTGCTGGGTACCGCCGTTGCCGATGATGAGGGCTGGGCTGATTTTCCCGGATCATTGCTGGCGGGCAAGGGCGGCAAGCAGGCGCTGTATGTCACCGCCGAAACGAAGGATGGCGATTTTTCCTTTATCTCGCTTGATCAATCGCCGCTGGAATTGTCGGATCGGGGTGTTGCGGGCCATGAGCCGCCCGGTGCCCTGCAAACTTATTTGTATGCCGACCGGGGGATTTATCGCCCCGGCGAAAAAATCCATTTGGGTTATATGCTGCGCGATGATTTATCCGCCGCACAAACCGGCGTGCCGGTGACAATTGTGCTGTATCGGCCTGATGGCAAGGAAGCCTTTAAAACCGTGCAGCAACCCGATGATGCCGGGGGCGGTACGCTTGATATTCCCCTTGCCAATGCGGCGGCTACGGGCAAATGGCATATTTCCGCCTATAGCGACCCGAACGGTGCGCCGATTGGCGATTTGTCGGTTCAGGTCGAGGAATTTGTGCCCGAACGGCTGGAGGTCAAGGCCAGCACCACAGCCCCCTATATGGTTTTTGACCAGGCCATGCCACTGGATGTGCAAACCGATTATCTGTTTGGCGCGCCGGGCAGTGGATTGATGGCGGGGGGTAATGCCTTTTTGCAGGTGGATCATCATCCCTTTGCCGATTTGAAAAACTATTATTTCGGCCTGCAGGATGATGTCGCCCAGGTGCGTAAAAACTTTGATGGCGTGAAAAGCAATGCCAGCGGCTATGCCGACCTTAGGGTGCCTGCCTTTGAACGGGTGGATTTATCGTCACCCCTAAAGGTCAGTTTGAATGTGGAAGTGGCCGATATTGATGGCCGCCCGTCGCGCACCCGGCTGAGCCTGCCTTTGCAGGCCAATGACAGTTTGGTCGGCATCCGCCCCGGTTTTGATGGCGATTCCCTGACATATGGGCAGGATGCGCCCTTTGATGCCATTGTGGTAGATGCCAAGGGCCAGCCCCTTGCCCATCGTAAACTGGTGATAGACTGGGTGCGAGAGGAACGGACCTATAACTGGTATTATCAAAACGGCGAATGGCAATCGAGCTACGATAAATATGACGTGCCGGTAAGCCATGAAAATGTCACGGCGGATGCGGATGGCAAGGTGCATTTCGCGCAATCCTTTGACCATTGGGGCTATTACCGTGCGGTGGTGCGCGACCCGATAAATGGCAGCGCGGCGGACCATACCTTCCGTGTGGGCTGGTGGGCCAACGGCCAATCGCCTGACCGGCCGGATCAGCTGAATATGAGCCTTAAATCCACCGATATTGATGCCAGCGGACAGATTGACGGTTTCATCAAGGCGCCGTTTAAGGGCCAGTTGGTGGTAACGGTGGCGCAGAAAAATGTGCTGTGGCGCCAGGATTATGAAATGTCGGGCGATGGGGTGGAATTCCATATTCCGGTAGACCCGAAATGGGGCAATGGGGCCTATGTGCTGGCAACGGCCTATCGCGCCGGGCTGGACCAGCAACAACCCGGTGCGATGGGGCCGGTGCGCTCCGTTGCAGCACAATGGGTCAGCTTTGGCAAACAGGACCGGATTTTGAAAGTCGGGCTGGATGTACCAGCCGAAATTCGCCCCGATACCAGCCTGGATGTGCCCGTCATGGTTACGGGCAAGGCCATTGGCGCGGGTGAAAAGGTGCGGGTGAATGTTTTTGCCGTCGATGAAGGCATTTTGCGCCTGACCGGCTTTAAGGCCCCCAAACCCGAAGACGCGCTGTTGGGCCAGCAATTATTGCAACTGTCCTATCATGACCTTTATGGGCACCTGATTGCGCCGTTAAAGGGTGATTTGGGTGTTTTGCGATCCGGCGGTGATGAAATGGGCGATGGCAACCAGGCCTCGCTGACATCGCGGGTGTTTAAAACCGTCGCCCTTGCCAGCGATACCGTGCTGCTTGATGGCGACGGCAAGGGTGTTGCGCATTTTGATGTGCCGGACTTTAACGGCAAATTGCGTGTGTTCGCCGTGGCCTATAGCCAAACGGCAATGGGGAGTGGTGTGACCAACATGCTGGTACGTGCGCCCGTGGTGGCCGATTTGCTGCCGCCGCGCTTTATGGCACCGGGCGATCAGGCCGATTTTGCCCTGCGTTTGCAAAATCTAAGCGGGCCGGATGGCAGTTATAAAATTCGTTTGGCAACGAACGATATTTTGACGGTGAAAAATCCGGGCTGGCAGGGCGATCTTGCCCCAGGCAAGCAGATGGAAAACCGCTTTGATGTGACGGCTAACCGTGTGGGGCAGGGCAAATTGACCCTGAATATTGACGGGCCCAATGGTTATCATCAGGTGCGGTCGTGGGATATGGAAGTCCGCCCGGCCCAGGCCTGGAGCACCAATTTTGGTCAGCAAAAACTGGCGGCGGGTGACGTGCTTAATCTGGATAGCGCGTATCTTGATATGTTCCGCCCGGAAACGGCATCGCTTGATGTGGCCTTGGCTTCGGTCCCGGCAATTGATGTGCAACATCTTATCACGGCCCTGGACCGGTATCCCTATGGCTGCCTGGAGCAAATCACCAGTCGGGCCTTTCCGTTACTCTCCTTCCGCGATGCGAAGGACCGGTTTGCCGGGGTGACATTCGATGAAAACAACCTGGATGACAAAATTCACGATGGCATTGCCGGTGTGCTGGCAAAACAGCGCAGTGACGGCAGCTTTGGCCTTTGGAACCGCCAGAGCGACGCCGAACCCTGGTTAACCGCCTATGCGATTGATTTTCTGACCACCGCACGGGCCAAGGGTTATGACGTGCTTGATGCCCGGTTTAACAGTGCACTCGACTGGATGCAGAATGTGGTGCGGTCCGAACAATATTCGCCCGAAGCCCGCGCCTATATGGTGCTGGTGCTGGCCCGCAATGACCGTTATTCAAAATCGGCACTGGATTATGAAGTCACCCGGATTTTGAAGGGTAAAATCGGCTCGCTGGCCTGGGCGCAGCTTGCGGCAGCACGGGTGATCAATGGCGGTACGGTGGATGGCTTAACCTTTGATAATTTCACCTATTTTGTCGGTGATCATAAGCGTTATTACCACAGTTACGGTTCGCCACTGCGCGACCTTGCCGCGATTTTAACCCTGCCAGCGGGCATTTTTGCCAGCGATAATGAACGTCTGTCGCTGTTAACCACGGTCACCGATGATGCCGAAAACCAGCATTATACCAGCACGCAGGAAAAGGCCTGGCTGTTGCAGGCGGCAACCGCCATTGCAACGGGGGCGGGCAAAAGCCTGTCCTTGCGGGTTAATGACCAGCCAGCGCAAGCGCTGCAAAGCTACCGTGTTGGCTTAACACCGGCACAGCTTCAGGAACCTTACCGGATCGAAAATACCGGGCAGGGCACGGCCTTTGTCACCTGGTCGGCGACCGGCATTCCGGCAAAGCCAATGGCGGCGGCGTCCCAGGGCCTTTCAATCCAGCGGCAGTATTTTGACATGGAGGGTAAACCCGCCAAACTTGATCAAGTGAAAACCGGCGATCGCTTTATTGTTGTGTTGTCGGGCGCGGCAAAGGACCGGCTTTCGCACCGGGCATTGGTGGTGGATTTCTTGCCCGCCGGGTTCGAGATCGAGGCCAATGCCCGCTTCCCCGAACTGGGAAAACGCCTGTCGATTACGCCCAATGACCTGTCGGCAACCGAATTTATTGCCGAACGTGACGACCGTTACGTCGCGGCGGTGAATTTGGGGGCGGACCGTTATGGCGATGACAAAGGCGCGAAATTCCGCCTGTATTATGTGGTGCGCGCCGTCACACCGGGGCACTATGTGCATCCGGCCCCGTTTGTCGAGGATATGTATAAACCGGCGTACTTTGCCCGGGGGGCTATGGGCTCCCTTGTGGTTTCACCAGCGAATTAG
- a CDS encoding TRAP transporter small permease subunit, which translates to MTHTPHHDPELPLGTSEGNVAELMDDNAPVLPAESGLLGRIVNRLGIIFAVGFLCSMAALIFEICMRHIFDAPTIWAHETTTFLCAMGFVFAGLFCASRNQHIRVVIIYDMVGPGARRVLNIIISLICALSTGFFSFAAWLMVKKAAFAPTGDIRLETSGSAWNPPFPAIIKIFMLVVMAVLTVQFLILAWNYFRQKPEISASEAPARR; encoded by the coding sequence ATGACCCACACGCCTCATCACGACCCAGAGCTGCCGCTTGGTACCTCCGAAGGGAACGTGGCCGAACTAATGGATGATAATGCCCCGGTATTACCGGCGGAATCCGGCCTTTTGGGCCGTATCGTCAATCGGTTGGGCATCATTTTCGCTGTCGGTTTTCTGTGTTCGATGGCTGCCCTGATTTTTGAAATCTGCATGCGGCATATTTTTGATGCCCCCACCATCTGGGCCCATGAAACGACGACGTTTTTATGCGCAATGGGCTTTGTCTTTGCCGGTCTGTTTTGCGCCTCGCGCAATCAGCATATCCGGGTGGTGATTATTTATGACATGGTCGGGCCGGGGGCGCGGCGCGTGCTGAATATCATCATTTCGCTCATTTGCGCACTTTCGACCGGTTTTTTCAGTTTTGCCGCCTGGCTGATGGTCAAAAAGGCTGCCTTTGCCCCTACCGGCGACATTCGCCTGGAAACCAGCGGCAGCGCCTGGAACCCGCCCTTCCCCGCCATCATCAAAATTTTCATGCTGGTGGTGATGGCTGTACTGACGGTGCAGTTTCTGATCCTCGCCTGGAATTATTTCCGGCAAAAACCCGAAATCTCCGCCAGCGAAGCGCCCGCGCGCCGCTGA
- a CDS encoding type II toxin-antitoxin system Phd/YefM family antitoxin, with protein sequence MTRITATEFEKDISTFSNTAISEPVIITNQNRDHLVLISAEEYHRLTGKDQHRDDDFQDLVHRRANHHKDTLVELAKR encoded by the coding sequence ATGACACGGATTACAGCCACCGAATTTGAAAAAGACATCAGCACATTCAGCAATACGGCGATCAGTGAACCCGTCATTATCACCAATCAAAACCGTGACCATCTGGTTCTGATCTCGGCGGAAGAATACCACCGGCTGACAGGCAAGGATCAGCATCGGGATGATGATTTCCAGGATCTTGTCCATCGTCGTGCAAACCACCACAAAGACACTCTGGTCGAATTGGCCAAACGGTGA
- a CDS encoding TRAP transporter large permease subunit, translated as MLHLQSLGIEYGTLAMFVMLIGFLLTGMPLAFVTLLVALIFTLGWFDNVMVVQLITSRVYSFVSSFVFVSVPMFVMMAALLDRSGIARDLFEAMRLFGGRLKGGVAVQTIFVAVILAAMSGIIGGEIVLLGLLALPQMLRQGYDKKLAIGVVCAGGSLGTMVPPSIVLIIYGLTANVSIGDLFTSAFIPGFMLAGFYVAYVLFRCYFGDNVAPPPQTEKIPTSEKLRLLKGLFLPIVVVICVLGSIYGGIASVTEASAVGVAGVIASTILRREFSLTMLKGAAMQTLSTCGMIVWIGIGASALVGVFNLMGGIKFVSGMITGISDDPTVVILVMMLILFILGMFLDWVGIALLTMPIFVPIVKQLGFDPVWFGVLFAMNMQVSFLSPPFGPAAFYLKSVAPPDISLGTIFRSLAPFICLQILAVAILIIFPGITGR; from the coding sequence ATGTTACATCTGCAATCACTGGGCATTGAATACGGCACGCTGGCGATGTTTGTCATGCTGATCGGCTTTTTGCTGACCGGCATGCCGCTGGCCTTTGTCACCCTGCTGGTCGCCCTGATTTTCACCCTTGGCTGGTTCGACAATGTGATGGTGGTACAGCTCATCACCAGCCGGGTTTATTCGTTTGTTTCCTCCTTCGTTTTTGTCTCCGTCCCCATGTTCGTCATGATGGCGGCCCTGCTGGACCGGTCTGGCATCGCGCGCGATTTGTTCGAGGCAATGCGCCTGTTTGGCGGGCGGCTCAAGGGTGGCGTTGCGGTTCAAACCATTTTTGTTGCCGTTATCCTGGCTGCCATGAGCGGCATTATCGGCGGCGAAATTGTTCTGCTCGGCCTGCTGGCGTTGCCACAAATGCTGCGCCAGGGCTATGACAAAAAACTGGCCATTGGGGTGGTTTGTGCCGGTGGGTCGCTCGGTACGATGGTCCCGCCCTCGATTGTTCTGATCATTTATGGCTTAACGGCCAATGTCTCGATCGGTGATCTGTTTACCTCGGCCTTTATTCCCGGCTTCATGCTGGCGGGCTTTTATGTCGCCTATGTGCTGTTTCGCTGCTATTTCGGCGATAATGTCGCCCCGCCACCACAGACCGAAAAAATCCCGACCTCCGAAAAGCTCCGCCTGCTCAAGGGCCTGTTCCTGCCCATCGTCGTCGTGATTTGCGTTCTGGGCTCCATTTATGGCGGGATCGCTTCTGTGACCGAGGCATCGGCTGTTGGCGTTGCCGGGGTGATTGCCTCTACCATCCTGCGGCGCGAATTTTCGCTCACCATGCTCAAGGGCGCGGCAATGCAAACCCTGTCCACCTGCGGCATGATCGTCTGGATCGGTATCGGCGCATCGGCCCTGGTGGGTGTGTTTAACCTGATGGGTGGCATCAAGTTCGTTTCAGGCATGATCACCGGCATTTCCGATGACCCCACCGTGGTCATTCTGGTGATGATGCTGATCCTGTTTATCCTCGGCATGTTCCTGGACTGGGTCGGCATTGCCCTTCTGACCATGCCCATCTTTGTTCCCATCGTAAAACAGCTTGGCTTTGACCCGGTCTGGTTTGGCGTTCTGTTTGCCATGAACATGCAGGTCAGTTTCCTCTCGCCGCCCTTCGGCCCGGCGGCCTTCTACCTTAAATCGGTGGCCCCGCCCGATATATCACTTGGCACGATCTTCCGCTCCCTGGCACCCTTTATTTGCCTGCAAATTCTGGCGGTCGCCATCCTGATCATCTTCCCCGGCATTACCGGGCGATAA
- the pbpC gene encoding penicillin-binding protein 1C: MRGLLSFAPKWGKNKPVRISGALLGMGAVLALALALWGLDRAFPPNLSRLDHISAVVEGRNGQPLRMFSTEGGLLRLQTRVEGVDPKYLRFLKSYEDRRFDHHWGVDPAALLRASWQWLRAGHIVSGGSTLTMQVARLLEPRDRTLVAKGIEILRALQLEWHYSKTDILNMYVTLAPFGGRLEGVRSAANIYFRKDPAHLTIAEAALLTVLPQTPSTLRPDRFPTRAGAARQKVLGRLLGEQVITQAEYDEANAEPLPDRQFPVPMLAPHLAERLVASHPGQHRITTTIEPWLQGDIQKLVEYYGGRNRSQRSVALMVVENKTGKVRVHLGSRDYLDRTSHGFVDMTQAVRSPGSTLKPFIYALSFDARQTHPQTLIWDRAIADGGYRPANFDHGEAGEVSIADALRFSLNIPAVKVLERFGPIRFSETMRHNGLDLRLPHEGDVPNLAIALGGTGIRLDEMTQFYRGLATDRKNCPLTYLQNAPAQSCASPQDMFSSRTQNWITGILQHTPRPDGYRAQAAYNATRNAAPIAFKTGTSYGYRDAWAFGYTADYTVGVWVGRASGEPVNGQTGLNSAAPLLFSVFEKLPPLSYPGQNTSANDWQNPAPIGLKYFGIKQADPVFQAANALDIEYPADDSIFMANSLGLRGLVLRARNGERPLVWMVNGVPLPSDPWQRHVRWQPDGPGFYDITVLDKNGVARHRHVTIRANAPLLSPIHPVSLSTSR, translated from the coding sequence ATGCGCGGTTTGCTGTCATTCGCCCCCAAATGGGGCAAAAACAAACCCGTTCGTATCTCCGGCGCATTGCTGGGGATGGGGGCGGTTTTGGCTTTGGCTTTGGCTTTGTGGGGGCTGGACCGCGCCTTTCCGCCCAACCTGTCGCGGTTGGACCATATTTCGGCAGTGGTGGAGGGGCGCAACGGGCAACCCTTGCGCATGTTCTCCACCGAAGGCGGGTTGTTGCGCCTGCAAACCCGTGTGGAGGGGGTGGATCCCAAATATCTGCGCTTTTTAAAAAGTTACGAGGATCGCCGGTTTGATCACCATTGGGGCGTGGACCCGGCGGCATTGCTGCGCGCAAGCTGGCAATGGCTGCGGGCCGGGCATATCGTTTCGGGCGGTTCCACCCTGACCATGCAGGTGGCACGGTTGTTGGAGCCGCGTGATCGCACCCTTGTTGCCAAGGGCATCGAGATTCTGCGCGCCCTGCAACTGGAATGGCATTATTCCAAAACCGATATTTTAAATATGTATGTCACCCTGGCCCCGTTTGGCGGGCGCCTTGAAGGGGTGCGCAGTGCCGCCAATATTTATTTCCGCAAGGACCCGGCGCATCTTACCATTGCCGAGGCCGCGTTATTGACCGTTCTGCCGCAAACGCCCAGCACCCTGCGGCCAGACCGTTTTCCCACCCGCGCCGGTGCCGCCCGGCAAAAGGTGCTGGGGCGCCTGCTGGGCGAGCAGGTGATCACGCAGGCCGAATATGACGAAGCCAATGCCGAACCACTGCCCGACCGGCAGTTTCCCGTGCCGATGCTGGCGCCGCATCTGGCGGAACGGTTGGTGGCGTCCCATCCCGGCCAGCATCGTATTACCACCACCATCGAACCGTGGTTACAGGGCGATATTCAAAAGCTGGTGGAATATTATGGCGGGCGGAACAGGTCACAACGCTCCGTGGCCCTGATGGTGGTGGAAAACAAAACCGGCAAGGTGCGGGTTCATTTGGGATCACGCGATTATCTTGACCGCACCAGCCACGGCTTTGTCGATATGACGCAGGCGGTGCGGTCGCCGGGATCCACGTTAAAACCGTTTATCTATGCCCTGTCATTTGATGCCCGGCAAACCCACCCTCAAACGCTGATCTGGGACCGGGCCATTGCCGATGGCGGCTATCGACCGGCCAATTTTGATCATGGCGAGGCAGGCGAGGTCAGCATTGCCGATGCCCTGCGCTTTAGCCTTAATATTCCGGCCGTCAAGGTGCTCGAACGCTTTGGACCCATCCGTTTTAGCGAAACCATGCGCCATAATGGCCTTGATTTACGTCTGCCCCATGAAGGTGATGTGCCCAACCTTGCCATTGCCCTGGGTGGTACGGGCATTCGCCTCGATGAAATGACGCAGTTTTATCGCGGGCTGGCAACGGATCGTAAAAACTGCCCTTTGACATATCTGCAAAATGCGCCAGCGCAGTCATGCGCCAGTCCGCAGGACATGTTTTCATCCCGGACACAAAACTGGATTACGGGTATTTTGCAACATACCCCGCGCCCCGATGGCTACCGGGCACAGGCAGCATATAATGCCACCCGTAATGCCGCCCCCATCGCCTTTAAAACCGGCACATCCTATGGCTATCGCGATGCCTGGGCCTTTGGCTACACGGCGGATTATACGGTCGGTGTCTGGGTCGGGCGGGCATCGGGCGAGCCGGTGAATGGTCAGACGGGGCTTAACAGTGCGGCCCCCCTGTTATTTTCCGTGTTTGAAAAACTGCCGCCCTTGTCGTACCCGGGGCAAAATACCAGCGCCAATGACTGGCAAAATCCCGCCCCCATTGGTCTTAAATATTTTGGTATCAAACAGGCCGATCCGGTTTTTCAGGCGGCAAATGCGCTTGATATTGAATACCCTGCCGATGACAGCATTTTCATGGCAAACAGCCTTGGCTTGCGTGGCCTTGTTTTGCGCGCCCGCAATGGTGAACGACCCCTGGTCTGGATGGTCAATGGCGTGCCGTTACCCTCCGACCCGTGGCAGCGCCATGTGCGCTGGCAACCCGACGGGCCGGGTTTTTATGACATTACGGTGCTCGATAAAAACGGCGTCGCCCGCCACCGCCATGTCACCATCCGGGCTAACGCTCCCCTGCTGTCCCCAATCCATCCCGTTTCACTTTCCACCTCACGGTAA